In Rhea pennata isolate bPtePen1 chromosome 8, bPtePen1.pri, whole genome shotgun sequence, one genomic interval encodes:
- the ITPA gene encoding inosine triphosphate pyrophosphatase yields the protein MAAPAGRSVVFVTGNAKKLEEVVQILGDTFPHKLVAKKIDLPEYQGEPDEISVQKCREAARQVRGPVLVEDTCLCFNALGGLPGPYIKWFLEKLKPEGLYKLLAGFEDKSAYALCTFAFSPGNPEEPVKLFKGQTNGLIVEPRGPRDFGWDPCFQPDGYDQTYAELPKAVKNSISHRYRALSELSAFFLRSRSEGPSSPS from the exons ATGGCGGCGCCGGCCGGCAGGAGCGTGGTGTTCGTCACCGGCAACGCCAAGAAGCTGGAGGAG GTCGTGCAGATCCTCGGCGACACGTTTCCGCACAAGCTGGTTGCTAAGAAAATTGACC TGCCGGAGTACCAGGGGGAGCCGGACGAGATCTCCGTGCAGAAGTGCCGCGAGGCTGCGCGCCAG GTCCGGGGACCCGTCCTGGTGGAGGATACCTGCCTGTGCTTCAACGCCCTGGGCGGCCTTCCGGGGCCCTACAT aAAATGGTTTCTGGAAAAACTCAAACCAGAAG gTCTGTACAAACTGCTAGCTGGTTTTGAAGACAAATCTGCTTATGCTCTTTGTACCTTTGCATTCAGTCCTGGAAACCCAGAGGAGCCGGTGAAGCTGTTCAAAGGCCAAACGAAT GGACTGATAGTTGAGCCCAGAGGCCCTAGAGACTTTGGCTGGGATCCTTGCTTTCAGCCTGATGGCTATGACCAGAC ctaCGCTGAACTGCCCAAGGCAGTGAAGAACTCGATCTCCCACCGGTACAGGGCGCTGAGCGAGCTCTCCGCCTTCTTCCTCCGGAGCCGCTCAGAGGGCCCCTCCAGTCCGAGCTAG
- the VAMP4 gene encoding vesicle-associated membrane protein 4, with product MPPKFKRHLNDDEVTGSARSERRNLLEEDSDEEEDFFLRGPSGPRFGPRNDKIRHVQNQVDEVIDVMQENITKVIERGERLDDLQDKSESLSDNATAFSNRAKQLRRQMWWRGCKMKAVIALVAVILLLVIIIPIVLKYRS from the exons ATGCCGCCGAAGTTCAAGCGGCACCTGAACGACGACGAGGTCACGGGCTCGGCGAGGAGCGAGCGG aggAACCTTTTAGAGGAAGATTCAGATGAAGAGGAAGACTTCTTCTT GAGAGGGCCTTCTGGACCAAGATTTGGACCCAGGAATGACAAAATCAGGCA TGTCCAGAACCAGGTGGATGAAGTCATTGACGTTATGCAGGAGAACATCACAAAGGTGATTGAGAGAGGCGAGCGGCTAGATGACCTGCAAGATAAATCAG AAAGCTTATCAGATAATGCAACAGCTTTTAGCAATAGAGCCAAACAGCTTCGAAGACAGATGTGGTGGCGAGGCTGCAAG ATGAAGGCGGTCATAGCCCTGGTGGCAGTCATTCTCCTGCTTGTGATCATCA tACCCATAGTCCTGAAGTACCGTTCCTGA
- the MYOC gene encoding myocilin isoform X1, translated as MRAARPGGGLSGADAMLRAWLLLCAGLALPAGGEDDGGDGGACTYSFTVTGPGEAGCAEAGGALRAELAALAARLSLLESREAGAPPGPAQGPRGCGELRRAAARLEEDKRRLEREKEELRRRAESGARELARLREAGCGRRGDGPRRDGGPGRPRTVGYQELKSARMEVPAADLLEETARGHPGAGASAGCGELVWVGEPVVFGQADSIAGKYGVWMKDPEPVLPFTRATTWRVDTVGTEVRQLFQYDDDEQFGKGYPAKVYILPRALESTGAVVYRGSLYFQQRHSRLLAKYNLREEAIAAEKEIPGAGYHGQYPYSWGGYTDIDLAVDESGLWVIYSTEKAKGAIVLSRLDPETLEIQRTWETNIRKQSVANAFIICGVLYTISSYAVPNATVNFSYDTATGTSQPLSIPFQNRYQYLSMVDYNPTERQLFAWDSFHMVAYPIRLAHA; from the exons ATGCGGGCGGCTCGGCCGGGCGGCGGGCTGAGCGGCGCGGACGCCATGCTGCGCgcctggctgctgctctgcgcGGGCCtggcgctgcccgccggcggggAGGACGACGGCGGCGACGGCGGCGCCTGCACCTACTCCTTCACGGTGACGGGCCCCGGCGAGGCCGGCTGCGCCGAGGCCGGCGGCGCGCTGCGCGCCGAGCTGGCCGCCCTGGCCGCCCGCCTGAGCCTGCTGGAGAGCCGCGaggccggggcgccgccgggcccggcgcagggcccgcggggctgcggggagctgcggcgcgccgcggcccgcctGGAGGAGGACAAGCGGCGGCTGGAGCGGGAGAAGGAGGAGCTGCGGCGGCGCGCGGAGAGCGGCGCCCGGGAGCTGGCCCGGCTGCGGGAGGCGGGCTGCGGGAGGCGCGGGGACGGGCCCCGCCGCGACGGCGGCCCAG GGCGCCCGCGGACCGTCGGCTACCAGGAGCTGAAGTCGGCCAGGATGGAGGTGCCGGCTGCAGACCTGCTGGAGGAGACGGCGCGCGGCCaccccggcgccggcgcctcGG CAGGCTGCGGCGAGCTGGTGTGGGTGGGGGAGCCCGTCGTCTTCGGCCAGGCGGACTCCATCGCCGGCAAGTACGGCGTGTGGATGAAGGACCCGGAGCCCGTGCTGCCGTTCACCCGGGCGACCACGTGGCGTGTGGACACGGTGGGCACGGAGGTGCGCCAGCTCTTCCAGTACGATGATGACGAGCAGTTCGGCAAGGGCTACCCAGCCAAGGTGTACATCCTGCCGCGGGCCCTGGAGAGCACTGGCGCCGTGGTCTACCGCGGCAGCCTCTACTTCCAGCAGCGCCACTCCCGCCTCCTGGCCAAGTACAACCTGCGGGAAGAGGCCATCGCGGCCGAGAAGGAGATCCCGGGCGCCGGCTATCACGGGCAGTACCCCTACTCCTGGGGCGGCTACACAGACATTGACCTGGCAGTGGATGAGTCAGGGCTCTGGGTCATCTACAGCACTGAGAAGGCCAAGGGGGCCATCGTGCTGTCCAGGCTGGACCCAGAGACGCTGGAGATCCAGCGCACCTGGGAGACCAACATCCGCAAGCAGTCAGTGGCCAACGCCTTCATCATCTGCGGCGTCTTGTACACTATCAGCAGCTACGCCGTCCCCAACGCTACGGTCAACTTCTCCTATGACACAGCCACCGGTACCAGCCAGCCCCTGAGCATCCCCTTCCAGAACCGCTACCAGTACCTCAGCATGGTGGACTACAACCCCACGGAGCGGCAGCTGTTCGCCTGGGACAGCTTCCACATGGTCGCCTACCCCATCCGGCTCGCCCACGCGTGA
- the MYOC gene encoding myocilin isoform X2 gives MRAARPGGGLSGADAMLRAWLLLCAGLALPAGGEDDGGDGGACTYSFTVTGPGEAGCAEAGGALRAELAALAARLSLLESREAGAPPGPAQGPRGCGELRRAAARLEEDKRRLEREKEELRRRAESGARELARLREAGCGRRGDGPRRDGGPGRPRTVGYQELKSARMEVPAADLLEETARGHPGAGASGCGELVWVGEPVVFGQADSIAGKYGVWMKDPEPVLPFTRATTWRVDTVGTEVRQLFQYDDDEQFGKGYPAKVYILPRALESTGAVVYRGSLYFQQRHSRLLAKYNLREEAIAAEKEIPGAGYHGQYPYSWGGYTDIDLAVDESGLWVIYSTEKAKGAIVLSRLDPETLEIQRTWETNIRKQSVANAFIICGVLYTISSYAVPNATVNFSYDTATGTSQPLSIPFQNRYQYLSMVDYNPTERQLFAWDSFHMVAYPIRLAHA, from the exons ATGCGGGCGGCTCGGCCGGGCGGCGGGCTGAGCGGCGCGGACGCCATGCTGCGCgcctggctgctgctctgcgcGGGCCtggcgctgcccgccggcggggAGGACGACGGCGGCGACGGCGGCGCCTGCACCTACTCCTTCACGGTGACGGGCCCCGGCGAGGCCGGCTGCGCCGAGGCCGGCGGCGCGCTGCGCGCCGAGCTGGCCGCCCTGGCCGCCCGCCTGAGCCTGCTGGAGAGCCGCGaggccggggcgccgccgggcccggcgcagggcccgcggggctgcggggagctgcggcgcgccgcggcccgcctGGAGGAGGACAAGCGGCGGCTGGAGCGGGAGAAGGAGGAGCTGCGGCGGCGCGCGGAGAGCGGCGCCCGGGAGCTGGCCCGGCTGCGGGAGGCGGGCTGCGGGAGGCGCGGGGACGGGCCCCGCCGCGACGGCGGCCCAG GGCGCCCGCGGACCGTCGGCTACCAGGAGCTGAAGTCGGCCAGGATGGAGGTGCCGGCTGCAGACCTGCTGGAGGAGACGGCGCGCGGCCaccccggcgccggcgcctcGG GCTGCGGCGAGCTGGTGTGGGTGGGGGAGCCCGTCGTCTTCGGCCAGGCGGACTCCATCGCCGGCAAGTACGGCGTGTGGATGAAGGACCCGGAGCCCGTGCTGCCGTTCACCCGGGCGACCACGTGGCGTGTGGACACGGTGGGCACGGAGGTGCGCCAGCTCTTCCAGTACGATGATGACGAGCAGTTCGGCAAGGGCTACCCAGCCAAGGTGTACATCCTGCCGCGGGCCCTGGAGAGCACTGGCGCCGTGGTCTACCGCGGCAGCCTCTACTTCCAGCAGCGCCACTCCCGCCTCCTGGCCAAGTACAACCTGCGGGAAGAGGCCATCGCGGCCGAGAAGGAGATCCCGGGCGCCGGCTATCACGGGCAGTACCCCTACTCCTGGGGCGGCTACACAGACATTGACCTGGCAGTGGATGAGTCAGGGCTCTGGGTCATCTACAGCACTGAGAAGGCCAAGGGGGCCATCGTGCTGTCCAGGCTGGACCCAGAGACGCTGGAGATCCAGCGCACCTGGGAGACCAACATCCGCAAGCAGTCAGTGGCCAACGCCTTCATCATCTGCGGCGTCTTGTACACTATCAGCAGCTACGCCGTCCCCAACGCTACGGTCAACTTCTCCTATGACACAGCCACCGGTACCAGCCAGCCCCTGAGCATCCCCTTCCAGAACCGCTACCAGTACCTCAGCATGGTGGACTACAACCCCACGGAGCGGCAGCTGTTCGCCTGGGACAGCTTCCACATGGTCGCCTACCCCATCCGGCTCGCCCACGCGTGA